The following are encoded in a window of Mustelus asterias unplaced genomic scaffold, sMusAst1.hap1.1 HAP1_SCAFFOLD_35, whole genome shotgun sequence genomic DNA:
- the LOC144482224 gene encoding histone H4 — translation MSGRGKGGKGLGKGGAKRHRKVLRDNIQGITKPAIRRLARRGGVKRISGLIYEETRGVLKVFLENVIRDAVTYTEHAKRKTVTAMDVVYALKRQGRTLYGFGG, via the coding sequence aTGTCTGGCAGAGGGAAAGGAGGCAAAGGACTGGGTAAAGGCGGCGCAAAGCGGCACCGCAAAGTGCTTCGTGATAATATCCAGGGCATCACCAAGCCAGCAATCCGCCGCCTGGCTCGCCGTGGCGGTGTCAAGCGGATCTCGGGTTTGATCTATGAGGAGACTCGCGGGGTGCTGAAGGTTTTCCTGGAGAATGTGATCAGGGATGCGGTCACCTACACTGAACACGCCAAGCGCAAGACGGTCACTgccatggatgtggtgtacgCTCTGAAACGCCAGGGCCGCACTCTCTATGGATTCGGCGGCTGA
- the LOC144482226 gene encoding histone H3-like gives MARTKQTARKSTGGKAPRKQLATKAARKSAPATGGVKKPHRYRPGTVALREIRRYQKFTELLIRKLPFQRLVREIAQDFKTDLRFQSSAVMALQEASEAYLVGLFEDTNLCAIHAKRVTIMPKDIQLARRIRGERA, from the coding sequence ATGGCCAGGACCAAGCAGACAGCGCGCAAATCGACCGGAGGGAAAGCTCCTCGCAAACAGCTGGCTACCAAAGCGGCCCGGAAGAGCGCTCCAGCCACGGGCGGAGTGAAGAAGCCTCATCGCTACAGACCCGGCACTGTGGCTCTGAGGGAGATCCGCCGCTACCAGAAATTCACCGAGCTGCTGATCCGCAAACTGCCCTTCCAGCGCCTGGTGCGAGAGATCGCTCAGGACTTCAAGACAGACCTGCGCTTCCAGAGCTCGGCCGTCATGGCCCTGCAGGAGGCCAGCGAGGCTTACCTGGTGGGGCTCTTTGAGGACACCAACCTGTGCGCCATCCACGCCAAGCGAGTCACCATCATGCCCAAAGACATCCAGCTGGCCCGCCGCATCCGCGGGGAACGCGCCTAA
- the LOC144482260 gene encoding histone H2A-like, whose product MSGRGKGGGKARAKAKSRSSRAGLQFPVGRVHRLLRKGNYAERVGAGAPVYLAAVLEYLTAEILELAGNAARDNKKTRIIPRHLQLAVRNDEELNKLLGGVTIAQGGVLPNIQAVLLPKKSSAGSAKSK is encoded by the coding sequence atgtctggaagaggaaagggcggcgggaaagctcgggccaaggccaagtctcgctcctcccgggctggactgcagttcccggtgggccgtgttcacaggctcctgagaaagggcaactatgctgagcgtgtgggtgccggagccccggtctatctggctgctgtgctcgagtatctgaccgctgaaatcctggagctggccgggaacgcggcccgggacaacaagaagactcgcatcatccccagacacctgcagctggccgtccgcaacgacgaggagctcaacaagctgctgggagggGTGACCATCGCTCAGGGCGGGGTGTTGCCTAATATCCAGGCCGTGCTGCTGCCCAAGAAAAGCAGCGCTGGGTCCGCGAAGAGCAAGTGA